The following proteins are co-located in the Microbacterium sp. SORGH_AS_0888 genome:
- the lgt gene encoding prolipoprotein diacylglyceryl transferase — MTFAAPLFASIPSPSISYFDIGPLRIHFYALCIIAGIIVAVLLTNHRLVKRGVEPWAVIDIALLAVPLALICARAYHVLTHWGFYFGDGKNTWNPFQPGSVWAIWEGGIAIYGALIGGAIGAYLGCRWTGIRFWTFADALAPGLIIAQAMGRFGNYFNQELFGLPTTGWWGLQIDSDNSAFPPGLPADTLFLPTFAFEVIWNLLGAAVILWAGRRLMLQWGRTFGLYLVWYSAGRILWESIRIDPSDVYLGLRTNVWAAILGVIIGLSILVVQKKRHPGLEPSPYRPGREWKGKAPVQSQDTDDFVDVSEPPATEVSAPDGAATSSATAN; from the coding sequence GTGACTTTTGCCGCGCCGCTGTTCGCCAGCATCCCGAGCCCCTCGATCAGCTACTTCGACATCGGGCCGCTGCGCATCCACTTCTACGCGCTGTGCATCATCGCCGGCATCATCGTCGCGGTGCTCTTGACGAACCACCGACTCGTGAAGCGGGGGGTGGAGCCGTGGGCCGTCATCGACATCGCGCTGCTCGCGGTTCCGCTCGCGCTGATCTGCGCCCGCGCCTACCACGTGCTGACCCACTGGGGCTTCTACTTCGGCGACGGCAAGAACACGTGGAACCCGTTCCAGCCGGGCTCGGTGTGGGCGATCTGGGAGGGCGGGATCGCGATCTACGGCGCCCTGATCGGCGGTGCGATCGGCGCGTACCTCGGCTGCCGCTGGACGGGGATCCGGTTCTGGACGTTCGCGGATGCGCTGGCTCCCGGCCTCATCATCGCCCAGGCGATGGGCCGGTTCGGCAACTACTTCAACCAGGAGCTGTTCGGCCTGCCCACGACGGGCTGGTGGGGGCTCCAGATCGACTCCGACAACTCCGCCTTCCCGCCGGGACTGCCCGCGGACACGCTCTTTCTGCCGACGTTCGCGTTCGAGGTGATCTGGAATCTCCTCGGAGCGGCGGTGATCCTGTGGGCGGGTCGTCGGCTCATGCTGCAGTGGGGTCGCACGTTCGGCCTGTACCTCGTCTGGTACAGCGCGGGTCGCATCCTGTGGGAGTCGATCCGGATCGATCCGAGCGACGTCTACCTCGGCCTGCGCACGAACGTCTGGGCGGCGATCCTCGGCGTGATCATCGGTCTCTCGATCCTGGTCGTGCAGAAGAAGCGGCATCCGGGGCTCGAGCCCTCGCCGTATCGCCCGGGTCGGGAGTGGAAGGGCAAAGCGCCTGTACAATCGCAAGATACGGACGACTTCGTTGACGTGAGCGAACCACCTGCGACCGAAGTCTCCGCACCCGACGGCGCTGCCACAAGCTCTGCCACAGCGAACTAA
- the trpA gene encoding tryptophan synthase subunit alpha, whose protein sequence is MTSRVAAAIDAAAAEGRGAFVGYLPLGYPDLRTSIEAAVALAEAGADVIELGPPYSDPVMDGPLIQEATQAALAAGFRLRDLFPAVAEITSRVEVPVLVMTYWNPVFQYGVDRYADQLAAAGGAGLITPDITPEAAADWIAASERTGLDRVFLAAPTSSDERLRLVAENSTGFVYTVSTMGITGERSELDAAARTLVGRLREHGAGHACVGIGISTPEQVSTTVGYADGAIVGSALVRALRDGGVEGLRTAASALAAATRR, encoded by the coding sequence ATGACCTCCCGTGTCGCCGCCGCGATCGACGCGGCGGCCGCCGAGGGGCGCGGCGCGTTCGTCGGCTACCTCCCGTTGGGCTACCCGGATCTGCGCACGAGCATCGAGGCCGCCGTCGCGCTGGCGGAGGCCGGTGCGGACGTCATCGAGCTCGGACCGCCCTACTCCGACCCGGTCATGGACGGTCCGCTCATCCAGGAGGCCACCCAGGCGGCGCTGGCGGCGGGATTCCGGCTGCGCGACCTGTTCCCGGCGGTCGCCGAGATCACCTCGCGCGTCGAGGTGCCGGTGCTCGTGATGACGTACTGGAACCCCGTGTTCCAGTACGGCGTCGATCGCTACGCCGACCAGCTCGCTGCCGCGGGCGGGGCCGGCCTCATCACGCCCGACATCACGCCGGAGGCGGCGGCGGACTGGATCGCGGCGAGCGAGCGCACCGGGCTCGACCGTGTCTTCCTCGCGGCGCCGACCTCGAGCGACGAGCGCCTGCGGCTCGTCGCGGAGAACTCGACCGGCTTCGTCTACACGGTCTCCACGATGGGCATCACGGGCGAGCGCTCCGAGTTGGACGCCGCCGCTCGCACGCTCGTCGGCCGGCTGCGCGAGCACGGCGCCGGGCACGCGTGCGTCGGCATCGGCATCTCGACCCCCGAGCAGGTGTCGACGACCGTCGGCTATGCGGACGGCGCGATCGTCGGCTCCGCGCTCGTGCGCGCCCTTCGCGACGGTGGGGTGGAGGGTCTGCGGACCGCCGCATCCGCTCTCGCCGCGGCTACGCGCCGCTGA
- the trpB gene encoding tryptophan synthase subunit beta: protein MKLREAKGPFFGEFGGRYMPESLIAAIDELTEVYEKAIVDPTFSAELERLLHSYAGRPSALTEVPRFAAHAGGGRVFLKREDLNHTGSHKINNVLGQALLTQRLGKTRVIAETGAGQHGVATATAAALFGFECVVYMGEVDTERQALNVARMRLLGAEVIPVRTGSRTLKDAINEAYRDWVASVENTNYIFGTAAGPHPFPAMVRDFQKIIGEEARAQLLDEVGRLPDAVFACVGGGSNAIGMFDAFLDDDGVKLFGVEAAGDGVDTEKHAASIERGRPGVLHGAKTFVLQDEDGQTIESHSISAGLDYPGVGPEHAWLASIGRADYIPATDDEAMQALRLLSETEGIIPAIESAHALAGALRVGRELGPDALIVVSLSGRGDKDMDTAARYFHLYDQEAQA from the coding sequence ATGAAGCTCCGTGAGGCCAAAGGCCCCTTCTTCGGCGAGTTCGGCGGGCGCTACATGCCCGAGTCGCTCATCGCCGCGATCGACGAGCTGACCGAGGTCTACGAGAAGGCGATCGTCGATCCGACGTTCAGCGCAGAGCTGGAGCGGTTGCTGCACTCCTATGCGGGTCGACCCTCGGCGCTCACCGAGGTGCCGCGCTTCGCCGCGCACGCCGGCGGCGGGCGGGTTTTCCTCAAGCGCGAGGATCTCAACCACACCGGCTCCCACAAGATCAACAACGTCCTCGGCCAGGCCTTGCTCACGCAGCGGCTCGGCAAGACGCGCGTCATCGCCGAGACCGGCGCCGGCCAGCACGGGGTGGCGACGGCGACCGCGGCGGCGCTGTTCGGTTTCGAGTGCGTCGTGTACATGGGCGAGGTCGACACCGAGCGTCAGGCGCTCAACGTCGCGCGCATGCGGCTGCTCGGCGCCGAGGTCATTCCCGTACGCACCGGCTCGCGCACGCTGAAGGACGCGATCAACGAGGCGTACCGCGACTGGGTCGCGAGCGTCGAGAACACGAACTACATCTTCGGGACGGCGGCGGGGCCGCATCCGTTCCCCGCCATGGTGCGCGACTTCCAGAAGATCATCGGCGAGGAGGCGCGCGCGCAGCTGCTCGATGAGGTCGGACGGCTCCCCGATGCGGTGTTCGCCTGCGTGGGCGGCGGCTCCAACGCGATCGGCATGTTCGATGCCTTCCTCGACGACGACGGCGTGAAGCTGTTCGGCGTCGAGGCGGCCGGCGACGGCGTCGACACCGAGAAGCACGCGGCATCCATCGAGCGCGGACGTCCCGGCGTCCTCCACGGCGCGAAGACGTTCGTGCTGCAGGACGAGGATGGGCAGACGATCGAGTCGCACTCGATCTCGGCGGGCCTGGACTACCCGGGAGTCGGCCCGGAGCACGCCTGGCTCGCCTCGATCGGACGGGCCGACTACATCCCCGCCACCGACGACGAGGCCATGCAGGCGCTGCGGCTGCTGAGCGAGACCGAGGGGATCATCCCGGCGATCGAGTCGGCGCATGCTCTCGCCGGTGCGTTGCGCGTGGGCCGGGAGCTCGGCCCGGACGCGTTGATCGTGGTGAGCCTGTCGGGCCGCGGCGACAAGGACATGGACACCGCCGCCCGCTACTTCCACCTCTACGACCAGGAGGCGCAGGCATGA
- the trpC gene encoding indole-3-glycerol phosphate synthase TrpC, with protein MLADLTAGAVEDAESRAERTPLAALEREALAQPAARDALLALAPGDRVKIIAEVKRASPSRGDLADIPDPAHQARQYEIGGASAISVLTEQRRFKGSLDDLRAVRAAVDIPVLRKDFIATPYQVVEARAAGADIVLLIVAALDQQRLVELHALVREWGMTPLVEAHSAEELARAADLGAQLIGINARDLTTFELDRDLFGRLAGSFPEGAIKVAESAVLTPADVAHYRSAGADAVLVGEALVTGEPVSTLRSFLGEDV; from the coding sequence ATGCTCGCCGACCTCACGGCCGGCGCGGTGGAGGATGCGGAGTCCCGCGCCGAGCGGACCCCGTTGGCGGCGCTCGAGCGCGAGGCGCTCGCGCAGCCCGCCGCGCGCGACGCGCTTCTGGCGCTCGCTCCCGGCGACCGCGTGAAGATCATCGCCGAGGTGAAGCGCGCGAGCCCTTCCCGTGGCGACCTCGCCGACATCCCCGACCCGGCCCATCAGGCGCGCCAGTACGAGATCGGCGGCGCGAGCGCGATCTCGGTGCTCACCGAGCAGCGCCGTTTCAAGGGCAGCCTCGACGATCTGCGCGCTGTCCGCGCCGCGGTCGACATCCCGGTCCTGCGCAAGGACTTCATCGCGACCCCGTACCAGGTGGTCGAGGCGCGCGCCGCGGGCGCGGACATCGTGCTGCTGATCGTCGCTGCCCTCGACCAGCAGCGGCTGGTCGAGCTGCACGCACTCGTCCGCGAGTGGGGGATGACGCCGCTCGTGGAGGCGCACTCCGCGGAGGAGCTCGCGCGCGCCGCCGACCTCGGCGCTCAGCTGATCGGGATCAACGCCCGTGACCTCACGACGTTCGAGCTGGACCGTGACCTGTTCGGAAGGTTGGCGGGATCCTTTCCGGAAGGCGCCATCAAGGTGGCCGAGTCAGCCGTGCTCACCCCTGCGGACGTGGCGCACTACCGTTCCGCCGGCGCCGACGCCGTGCTCGTCGGCGAGGCGCTGGTCACGGGCGAGCCGGTGTCGACGCTCCGCTCATTCCTGGGAGAAGACGTATGA
- a CDS encoding DUF6704 family protein — MSNPIGDPGHGHSPAAWAAVIIMLVAVSIGTLFFFLDVPAMVWASAVLLVVGLIVGWILSKAGYGVNGPKYAPKEH, encoded by the coding sequence ATGAGCAACCCCATCGGCGACCCCGGACACGGACACTCGCCGGCGGCCTGGGCCGCCGTGATCATCATGCTCGTCGCGGTGTCGATCGGCACGCTCTTCTTCTTCCTCGATGTCCCCGCGATGGTCTGGGCCTCGGCCGTCCTGCTCGTTGTGGGCCTGATCGTCGGCTGGATCCTCTCGAAGGCCGGCTACGGCGTCAACGGCCCGAAGTACGCGCCGAAAGAGCATTGA
- a CDS encoding Trp biosynthesis-associated membrane protein, protein MIRRARLLSVVAILLGGALGLISSTQTWIHVALTDGASADLTVAGAGAIPVLAPLSLAVLALGLALSIVGPVLRYVFGVISILAGGALIWAITAILLGPPVSAMAAAVTQATGIAGGTAVAALVGGTTLTAWPAVALLSFVLVTAAGAFVIATARRWQRGGRRYEAARAARRDVTAGPLDAIDSWDDLSRGDDPTTTGTAR, encoded by the coding sequence GTGATCCGTCGGGCCCGGCTGCTCTCCGTCGTGGCGATCCTGCTCGGCGGTGCGCTCGGCCTCATCTCGTCGACGCAGACGTGGATCCACGTCGCGCTGACCGACGGGGCGTCGGCGGACCTCACGGTGGCGGGCGCGGGGGCGATCCCCGTCCTCGCGCCGCTCAGCCTGGCGGTGCTGGCGCTCGGCCTCGCGCTCTCGATCGTCGGGCCGGTGCTGCGCTACGTCTTCGGCGTCATCAGCATCCTCGCCGGCGGCGCCCTCATCTGGGCGATCACGGCGATCCTGCTCGGTCCTCCGGTCTCGGCGATGGCCGCGGCCGTCACCCAGGCGACGGGGATCGCCGGCGGCACAGCGGTGGCGGCGCTGGTCGGCGGCACGACCCTGACCGCCTGGCCCGCCGTCGCGCTCCTCTCGTTCGTGCTCGTCACGGCGGCGGGTGCGTTCGTGATCGCGACCGCGCGGCGCTGGCAACGCGGCGGACGCCGGTACGAGGCGGCGCGCGCGGCACGGCGCGACGTCACTGCGGGTCCGCTCGACGCGATCGACTCCTGGGACGATCTGAGCCGGGGCGACGACCCCACGACGACCGGGACGGCCCGCTAG
- the hisI gene encoding phosphoribosyl-AMP cyclohydrolase — protein MSESVEERIARVAFNADGLVAAIIQQWDSGEVLMLAWMDAEALRRTLTTGRVTFWSRSRQEYWRKGDTSGHIQLVKGARLDCDGDAVLITVEQVGAACHTGTRTCFDSDDLDPVRA, from the coding sequence ATGAGCGAGAGCGTCGAGGAACGGATCGCCCGCGTCGCCTTCAACGCCGACGGTCTCGTGGCCGCCATCATCCAGCAGTGGGACTCGGGCGAGGTGCTCATGCTCGCGTGGATGGATGCGGAGGCCCTCCGCCGCACCCTCACGACCGGACGGGTCACGTTCTGGTCGCGCTCGCGGCAGGAGTACTGGCGCAAGGGCGACACGTCGGGCCACATCCAGCTCGTGAAGGGCGCGCGCCTGGACTGTGACGGCGACGCCGTGCTCATCACGGTCGAGCAGGTGGGCGCCGCCTGCCACACCGGCACCCGAACCTGCTTCGACTCCGACGACCTGGACCCGGTGCGCGCGTGA
- the hisF gene encoding imidazole glycerol phosphate synthase subunit HisF: MSLVCRVIPCLDVAAGRVVKGVNFENLRDMGDPVELARMYFAQGADELTFLDVTATVDERATTYDVVRRTAEEVFIPLTVGGGVRSADDVARLLSVGADKVGVNSAAIARPALLDEIADRFGAQVLVLSLDVRRAEGTPSGFVVTTHGGRTQTQLDALAWAREAIDRGAGELLVNSIDADGTKDGFDLELVALMREISSVPVIASGGAGAAEHFAPAIRAGADAVLAASVFHSGQLTVGDVKRAMTAEGIAVRETATSDERSMLS; encoded by the coding sequence ATGAGCCTGGTGTGCCGGGTCATCCCGTGCCTCGATGTCGCCGCCGGACGCGTGGTCAAGGGCGTCAACTTCGAGAACCTGCGCGACATGGGGGATCCGGTCGAGCTCGCCCGGATGTACTTCGCGCAGGGCGCCGACGAGCTGACGTTCCTCGACGTGACCGCGACGGTCGATGAACGCGCGACGACGTACGACGTCGTGCGGCGCACCGCCGAGGAGGTCTTCATCCCGCTGACGGTCGGGGGAGGCGTGCGCAGTGCCGATGACGTCGCGCGGCTGCTCTCGGTCGGCGCCGACAAGGTCGGCGTGAACTCCGCCGCGATCGCCCGCCCGGCGCTCCTGGACGAGATCGCGGACCGCTTCGGCGCGCAGGTGCTCGTGCTCTCGCTCGACGTGAGGCGGGCCGAGGGCACGCCGTCGGGGTTCGTCGTGACGACCCACGGTGGACGCACACAGACCCAGCTCGACGCGCTCGCGTGGGCGCGCGAGGCGATTGATCGCGGTGCCGGCGAGCTGCTGGTGAACTCGATCGACGCCGACGGCACGAAGGACGGATTCGACCTGGAGCTGGTCGCGCTGATGCGCGAGATCTCGAGCGTCCCGGTGATCGCGTCCGGCGGAGCCGGTGCGGCGGAGCACTTCGCCCCCGCCATCCGCGCCGGCGCCGATGCCGTGCTCGCCGCGTCCGTCTTCCACTCCGGACAGCTCACGGTCGGTGACGTCAAACGGGCCATGACCGCGGAGGGCATCGCCGTGCGCGAGACCGCCACGAGTGACGAACGGAGCATGCTCTCATGA
- the hisG gene encoding ATP phosphoribosyltransferase — MLRIAVPNKGSLAETAAEMLAEAGYIGRRDPKDLHVIDPVNEVEFFYLRPKDIATYVGSGALDVGITGRDLLRDARMPGAREIEALGFGGSTFRFAGPPGRFSEIADLEGMRVATAYPGLVDSFLDELGVAVDLVPLDGAVESAVQLGVADAVADVVSTGTTLRQAGLEIFGPKLLESEAVLITGADEPEGLDTLLRRLRGVLVARRYVLIDYDLPADLVEQAVAIAPGIESPTISPLRDPAWVAVRVMAPRRTVNQVMDDLYAIGARAILVSAIHNARL, encoded by the coding sequence ATGCTGCGTATCGCTGTGCCGAACAAGGGATCACTGGCCGAGACGGCCGCCGAGATGCTCGCCGAGGCGGGCTACATCGGCCGCCGCGACCCCAAGGACCTGCACGTCATCGACCCCGTGAACGAGGTCGAGTTCTTCTACCTCCGCCCGAAGGACATCGCCACCTACGTCGGCTCGGGAGCCCTCGACGTCGGGATCACCGGTCGCGACCTGCTCCGGGACGCTCGGATGCCGGGGGCACGCGAGATCGAAGCGCTCGGCTTCGGCGGCTCCACCTTCCGCTTCGCCGGCCCTCCCGGCCGGTTCTCGGAGATCGCGGACCTCGAGGGCATGCGGGTGGCGACCGCCTATCCGGGCCTCGTGGACTCCTTCCTCGACGAGCTCGGCGTCGCGGTCGATCTCGTGCCCCTCGACGGCGCGGTGGAGTCGGCCGTGCAGCTGGGGGTCGCGGATGCGGTGGCCGACGTCGTGTCCACGGGAACGACGCTGCGGCAGGCCGGACTCGAGATCTTCGGACCGAAGCTCCTGGAGTCCGAGGCCGTCCTGATCACGGGCGCCGACGAGCCCGAGGGGCTGGACACGCTCCTGCGCCGCCTGCGCGGTGTGCTCGTCGCCCGTCGTTACGTGCTGATCGACTACGACCTGCCCGCCGACCTGGTCGAACAGGCGGTCGCGATCGCACCGGGGATCGAGTCGCCCACGATCTCGCCCCTGCGCGACCCCGCGTGGGTCGCGGTGCGGGTCATGGCGCCGCGCAGGACGGTGAACCAGGTGATGGACGATCTCTACGCGATCGGGGCCCGCGCCATCCTGGTCTCGGCGATCCACAACGCGAGGCTCTGA
- a CDS encoding phosphoribosyl-ATP diphosphatase, whose translation MKTFDTLFAELSEKAATRPAGSGTVAELDAGVHTIGKKIVEEAAEVWMAAEYEPLDAAAEEISQLLYHLQVLMLAKGLSLEDVYRHL comes from the coding sequence GTGAAGACGTTCGACACTCTGTTCGCTGAGCTGAGCGAGAAGGCGGCCACCCGTCCCGCCGGCTCCGGCACGGTGGCGGAGCTGGATGCCGGTGTGCACACGATCGGCAAGAAGATCGTCGAGGAGGCCGCCGAGGTGTGGATGGCGGCCGAGTACGAGCCGCTCGACGCCGCCGCCGAGGAGATCTCGCAGCTGCTCTACCACCTCCAGGTGCTCATGCTCGCGAAGGGCCTGAGCCTGGAGGACGTCTACCGACATCTGTGA
- the rpe gene encoding ribulose-phosphate 3-epimerase → MSQPRINPSILAADFVNMQSELARIAAADFVHVDVMDNHFVPNLTFGPQMVERIQQTSPVPLDVHLMIDDPDRWAPGYAELGAASVTFHLEAAREPLALARRLREIGARAGVAIKPGTPAEALYDLLGEVDQFLVMTVEPGFGGQSFMPETMPKLRALAAEARRRGTEVWLQVDGGISLSTIGQAAEAGADTFVAGSAVFGAEDPERAITALRDAAATHRH, encoded by the coding sequence GTGAGTCAGCCCCGCATCAACCCCTCGATCCTCGCCGCCGACTTCGTCAACATGCAGTCCGAGCTCGCCCGCATCGCGGCGGCCGACTTCGTGCACGTCGACGTCATGGACAACCACTTCGTGCCGAATCTGACGTTCGGCCCGCAGATGGTCGAGCGGATCCAGCAGACCAGCCCGGTCCCGCTCGACGTGCACCTCATGATCGACGACCCGGACCGGTGGGCGCCGGGCTACGCCGAGCTGGGGGCCGCGAGCGTGACGTTCCACCTCGAGGCGGCGCGCGAGCCGCTCGCGCTGGCCCGACGGCTGCGCGAGATCGGCGCGCGTGCCGGTGTCGCCATCAAGCCGGGCACGCCGGCCGAGGCGTTGTACGACCTGCTGGGCGAGGTCGACCAGTTCCTCGTCATGACGGTGGAGCCGGGCTTCGGCGGGCAGTCGTTCATGCCGGAGACGATGCCCAAGCTCCGCGCGCTCGCGGCCGAGGCCCGCAGGCGCGGCACGGAGGTGTGGCTGCAGGTCGACGGGGGCATCTCGCTGTCCACGATCGGCCAGGCGGCCGAGGCGGGCGCCGACACGTTCGTCGCCGGGTCCGCGGTCTTCGGCGCCGAGGATCCCGAGCGCGCGATCACGGCCCTCCGCGACGCCGCCGCCACCCACCGCCACTGA
- a CDS encoding RsmB/NOP family class I SAM-dependent RNA methyltransferase, producing the protein MTGPRRVAYDVLRAVHADDAYANLLLPTAIDRAGLPPKDAALATELAYGTLRREGTYDAVIAAASNRDIAAIDPEVLDALRLGAHQILSTRVASHAAVHETVDLVRRVAGPAATGFANAVLRRIARDTPGEWMSRIEAAARSDDERIGLATAHPVWILRAFRRALAAEGRADELDDLLRADNLAPQVTLAVLPGLAERPHDLAPTPYSPLGARSPGGDPGELVRSGRIRVQDEGSQLAALALTRAVPVSAGERWLDLCAGPGGKTAVLAAEALAHGATLEANEPVPARAGLVRQALAGVPLEVAVSEEDGRVRAGRGGYDRILVDAPCTGLGALRRRPEARWRKHPGDVPELSALQGELLSAALAALKPGGVVAYVTCSPHLAETAAVVADARREWGERVDELDTRAVLQRVSRTPLDLPEPADGSGRAQLWPHRHGTDAMFVALLRRRD; encoded by the coding sequence ATGACGGGGCCGCGTCGCGTCGCCTATGACGTGCTGCGGGCCGTCCATGCGGACGACGCCTACGCGAACCTCCTCCTGCCGACGGCGATCGACCGTGCCGGGCTGCCACCGAAGGACGCCGCGCTGGCGACGGAGCTCGCCTACGGCACGCTTCGTCGAGAGGGCACCTACGATGCCGTCATCGCCGCGGCGTCGAACCGCGACATCGCCGCGATCGACCCCGAGGTGCTCGACGCCCTGCGACTGGGCGCGCACCAGATCCTCTCGACCCGCGTCGCCTCCCACGCGGCGGTCCACGAGACGGTCGATCTCGTCCGTCGCGTCGCCGGACCCGCGGCGACCGGCTTCGCGAACGCCGTGCTCCGGCGCATCGCGCGCGACACGCCGGGCGAGTGGATGTCGCGCATCGAGGCCGCGGCGCGCTCGGACGACGAGCGCATCGGCCTCGCCACGGCCCACCCGGTCTGGATCCTCCGCGCCTTCCGGCGCGCGCTGGCGGCGGAAGGGCGGGCCGACGAGCTCGACGACCTCCTGCGCGCCGACAATCTCGCACCCCAGGTGACCCTCGCGGTGCTGCCCGGTCTTGCCGAACGGCCGCACGACCTCGCGCCGACGCCCTATTCGCCGCTCGGCGCGCGTTCGCCCGGCGGCGATCCGGGCGAGCTCGTCCGGAGCGGCCGCATCCGGGTCCAGGACGAGGGATCACAGCTGGCGGCCCTCGCCCTGACCCGCGCCGTCCCGGTGAGCGCCGGGGAACGGTGGCTCGACCTCTGCGCCGGCCCGGGAGGCAAGACCGCGGTTCTCGCGGCCGAGGCGCTCGCGCACGGCGCGACGCTCGAGGCCAACGAGCCGGTGCCGGCACGGGCGGGCCTGGTGCGGCAGGCGCTGGCCGGCGTCCCGCTGGAGGTCGCTGTCAGCGAGGAGGACGGTCGCGTGCGCGCCGGGCGCGGCGGCTACGACCGCATCCTCGTCGACGCCCCGTGCACGGGGCTCGGGGCGCTCCGCCGACGCCCGGAGGCCCGCTGGCGCAAGCATCCGGGCGACGTGCCCGAGCTCAGCGCGCTGCAGGGCGAGCTCCTCTCGGCGGCACTCGCGGCGCTGAAGCCCGGCGGCGTCGTGGCGTACGTCACGTGTTCGCCTCACCTGGCGGAGACGGCGGCGGTGGTCGCCGACGCCCGGCGGGAGTGGGGCGAGCGCGTGGACGAGCTCGACACGAGAGCGGTGCTGCAACGCGTCTCGCGAACGCCGCTGGATCTGCCCGAGCCCGCCGACGGGTCCGGACGCGCCCAGTTGTGGCCGCACCGGCACGGGACGGACGCGATGTTCGTCGCCCTGCTGCGCCGGCGCGACTGA
- the fmt gene encoding methionyl-tRNA formyltransferase codes for MRLVFAGTPAAAVPSLERLAASGHEIALVVTRTDAPLGRKRVLTPSPVAAAAERLGLEVLRADRLDGAATARVAALEPDLGVIVAYGGLVREPLLSTPHHGWINLHFSLLPRWRGAAPVQRALIAGDREVGAAVFRLVPELDAGDVFAQERVPVPPLATAGSLLDELAASGSALLADVVDEIGAGTAIARPQVGEPTYAAKLTVEDGRIDWSADADAVLGRLRGTTPEPGAFTTVDGARLKVLSAHRADAAVALPPGRMAAAGREVVVGTASDPIALDRVQPAGKQPMAAGDWWRGLRGGDPVAGS; via the coding sequence ATGCGTCTCGTTTTCGCGGGCACCCCCGCGGCCGCCGTCCCGTCACTCGAGCGGCTCGCCGCATCCGGTCACGAGATCGCGCTCGTGGTGACGCGCACCGACGCACCGCTGGGTCGGAAGCGTGTGCTCACGCCGTCGCCGGTGGCGGCAGCGGCGGAGCGCCTGGGGCTGGAGGTGCTGCGCGCGGATCGTCTCGACGGCGCCGCGACGGCGCGCGTCGCCGCGCTCGAGCCCGACCTCGGCGTCATCGTCGCGTACGGCGGGCTCGTGCGGGAGCCGTTGCTGTCGACGCCGCACCACGGCTGGATCAACCTGCACTTCTCGCTCCTTCCGCGCTGGCGCGGTGCCGCCCCGGTGCAGCGCGCGCTGATCGCAGGCGATCGCGAGGTCGGAGCCGCCGTCTTCCGCCTCGTCCCGGAGCTCGACGCCGGCGACGTCTTCGCCCAGGAGCGCGTCCCGGTGCCTCCGCTCGCGACAGCCGGCAGCCTGCTCGACGAGCTCGCGGCGAGCGGCAGCGCGCTGCTCGCCGATGTCGTGGACGAGATCGGCGCGGGCACGGCGATCGCCCGGCCCCAGGTGGGGGAGCCCACCTACGCGGCCAAGCTGACGGTGGAGGACGGCCGCATCGACTGGAGCGCCGACGCGGACGCCGTGCTGGGCCGTCTGCGTGGCACGACGCCCGAGCCCGGTGCGTTCACGACGGTCGACGGCGCGCGTCTGAAGGTTCTGTCGGCGCATCGCGCGGATGCGGCCGTGGCGCTGCCTCCGGGGCGGATGGCCGCCGCGGGGCGCGAGGTGGTGGTCGGAACCGCCTCCGACCCCATCGCCCTCGACCGTGTACAGCCGGCGGGCAAGCAGCCGATGGCCGCCGGCGACTGGTGGCGCGGGCTGCGCGGCGGCGACCCGGTGGCGGGATCATGA